One Peromyscus leucopus breed LL Stock unplaced genomic scaffold, UCI_PerLeu_2.1 scaffold_137, whole genome shotgun sequence genomic window carries:
- the LOC114689783 gene encoding LOW QUALITY PROTEIN: gasdermin-E-like (The sequence of the model RefSeq protein was modified relative to this genomic sequence to represent the inferred CDS: deleted 1 base in 1 codon), which produces MLSPVVVESDFVKYESRFENHTSGSIGTVVGKVKLNVGGKGLVEGRSSFGTLRKQEVDLQQLIQDAVGRTINLDNPVLQQVLERRNEVLCVLTQKIVTTQKCVISEHVQTEEKCGGMVGIQTKTVQVSAMEDGTLMKDTNVVLEIPAATTIACGIIELYVKQDGQFEFCLLQGKHGGFEHERKVDSVYLDPMAYREFAFLDMPDGVKRISSQDGPLHILKQASLVLENHSGTNSEPGVLWKDCIRAPREELPAFAVLPAQQQMALSRLLQKVLFDEELLKALEQAILAMKELTDSQQQDLTAFLQLVGCRVQGERPGPKDEVSNQKLFATAYFLSVH; this is translated from the exons TGGTTGTGGAGTCAGACTTCGTGAAATATGAAAGCAGGTTTGAGAACCACACGAGCGGGAGCATCGGGACGGTTGTGGGGAAGGTCAAGCTGAACGTGGGCGGCAAAGGCCTGGTGGAGGGTCGCTCATCGTTTGGAACCCTGAGGAAGCAGGAGGTGGACCTGCAGCAGCTCATCCAGGATGCAGTCGGGAG aacaaTTAATCTGGACAACCCGGTGCTCCAGCAGGTGCTAGAGAGGAGGAACGAGGTCCTGTGCGTGCTGACACAGAAGATCGTGACCACGCAGAAGTGTGTGATCTCTGAGCATGTGCAGACGGAGGAGAAGTGTGGAGGCATGGTGGGGATCCAGACCAAGACTGTGcag GTGTCAGCAATGGAGGACGGGACCCTCATGAAGGACAcaaatgtggtgctggagatcccTGCTGCCACCACCATCGCCTGTGGCATCATCGAGCTGTATGTGAAACAGGACGGCCAGTTTG AATTCTGTCTCCTGCAAGGGAAACATGGTGGCTTTGAGCACGAGAGGAAAGTTGACTCTGTCTACTTGGAC CCCATGGCCTACAGAGAATTTGCATTCCTGGACATGCCAGATGGGGTCAAGAGAATCTCTTCCCAAGATGGGCcactacatattttaaaacaag CTTCCCTGGTTCTTGAGAATCACTCAGGTACCAACTCTGAACCTGGAGTCCTTTGGAAGGACTG CATCCGTGCACCTAGAGAGGAGCTTCCAGCCTTCGCAGTGTTACCTGCTCAGCAGCAGATGGCGCTGTCCCGTCTCCTGCAGAAAGTCCTGTTCGATGAGGAACTCCTTAAGGCCCTGGAGCAA GCTATATTGGCGATGAAGGAGCTAACAGACAGTCAGCAGCAGGACCTCACAGCCTTCCTGCAGCTGGTGGGGTGCAGGGTACAGGGTGAGCGTCCTGGCCCGAAGGATGAGGTCAGCAACCAGAAGCTCTTTGCCACAGCCTACTTCCTGTCAGTGCACTAG